In one Bos mutus isolate GX-2022 chromosome 19, NWIPB_WYAK_1.1, whole genome shotgun sequence genomic region, the following are encoded:
- the DHX33 gene encoding ATP-dependent RNA helicase DHX33 yields the protein MPEEAGFPPAKKFRPSAGPPSRARSCPPGRRAVMLLAAGAGGGGGGRRQQPPLAQPSASPYPEAVEQQRRNLPIFQARGQLLAQLRNLDSAVLIGETGSGKTTQIPQYLYEGGIGRQAIIAVTQPRRVAAISLATRVSDEKRTELGKLVGYTVRFDDVTSDDTKIKFLTDGMLLREAISDCLLRKYSCIILDEAHERTLHTDVLFGVVKAAQKRRKELGKLPLKVIVMSATMDVDLFSQYFNGAPVLYLEGRQHPIQIFYTKQPQHDYLHAALVSVFQIHQEAPSSHDILVFLTGQEEIEAMSKTCRDIAKHLPDGCPSMLVLPLYASLPYAQQLRVFQRAPKGYRKVIISTNIAETSITITGIKYVVDTGMVKAKKYNPDSGLEVLAVQRVSKTQAWQRTGRAGREDSGICYRLYTEDEFEKFEKMTVPEIQRCNLASVMLQLLAMKIPNVLTFDFMSKPSPDHIQVAIAQLELLGALEHRDGQLTLTPMGRKMAAFPLEPKFAKTILLSPKFHCTEEILTIVALLSVDSILYNPPSRRDEVQSVRKKFVSSEGDHLTLLNVYRTFKNTGGNKEWCKENFVNSKNMMLVAEVRAQLRDICIKMSMPIVSSRGDTESIRRCLAHSLFTSTAELQPDGSYATTDTHQPVAIHPSSVLFHCKPACVVYTELLFTSKCYMRGLCVVDAEWLYEAAPDFFRKKLRTARN from the exons ATGCCCGAGGAGGCGGGCTTCCCGCCGGCCAAGAAATTCCGGCCGAGCGCCGGGCCTCCGAGCCGCGCCAGGTCCTGCCCTCCCGGGCGGCGTGCGGTGATGCTGCTGGCAGCGGGCGCCGGCGGAGGAGGTGGAGGCCGTAGGCAGCAGCCGCCCCTGGCCCAGCCCTCGGCCAGCCCGTACCCCGAGGCCGTGGAGCAGCAGCGCCGGAATCTGCCCATCTTCCAGGCGCGAGGCCAGCTGTTGGCCCAGCTCCGAAACCTGGACAGCGCCGTCCTTATCG GAGAAACAGGCTCAGGGAAGACAACACAGATCCCTCAGTACCTGTACGAAGGGGGGATTGGCCGCCAGGCCATCATTGCTGTGACCCAGCCTCGCCGAGTGGCTGCCATCTCTCTGGCTACCAGAGTCTCTGATGAGAAGAGAACAGAACTTGGGAAGCTG GTTGGCTACACGGTGCGCTTCGACGATGTCACCTCAGATGACACCAAGATCAAGTTCCTGACCGATGGCATGCTCTTGCGCGAGGCCATTTCGGACTGCCTGCTCCGAAAGTACAGCTGCATCATTTTGGATGAAGCCCATGAGCGGACTCTCCACACGGATGTGCTCTTCGGGGTGGTGAAAGCTGCACAGAAGAGGCGAAAGGAGCTGGGGAAGCTGCCTCTCAAA GTGATTGTGATGTCAGCCACGATGGACGTGGACCTGTTCTCCCAGTATTTCAACGGAGCCCCTGTTCTCTACCTGGAGGGCCGGCAGCACCCGATCCAGATTTTCTACACCAAGCAGCCCCAGCACGATTACCTGCATGCCGCCCTGGTTTCCGTATTCCAGATCCACCAG GAAGCCCCCTCCTCGCATGACATCCTGGTGTTCCTCACCGGGCAGGAGGAGATCGAAGCCATGAGTAAGACCTGCCGGGACATCGCCAAGCACCTTCCAGACGGCTGCCCCTCCATGCTGGTCCTTCCACTCTACGCCTCCCTGCCCTATGCCCAGCAGCTGCGCGTCTTCCAGAGGGCCCCAAAG gGTTATCGCAAAGTGATCATTTCAACCAACATCGCTGAAACCTCCATAACCATTACAGGAATAAAATATGTAGTTGACACGGGCATGGTTAAAGCAAAGAAGTATAACCCCG ACAGTGGGCTGGAGGTGTTGGCTGTGCAGCGGGTATCAAAGACCCAGGCCTGGCAGCGCACGGGCCGGGCCGGCAGAGAGGACAGCGGCATCTGTTACCGGCTCTACACAGAGGATGAGTTTGAGAAGTTTGAGAAGATGACGGTGCCAGAGATCCAGAG GTGTAACCTGGCGAGCGTGATGCTGCAGCTCCTCGCCATGAAAATCCCAAACGTGCTCACCTTTGACTTCATGTCCAAGCCGTCTCCAG ATCACATCCAGGTGGCTATCGCCCAGCTGGAGCTGCTCGGTGCCCTTGAACACAGGGATGGCCAGCTCACCCTAACTCCAATGGGAAGAAAGATGGCGGCTTTCCCACTAGAACCCAAATTTGCCAAA ACCATCCTCCTGTCCCCCAAATTCCACTGCACAGAGGAGATACTGACCATTGTCGCCCTGCTGTCTGTGGACAGCATTCTCTACAACCCTCCATCCCGGCGGGATGAAGTGCAGAGCGTGCGGAAGAAGTTTGTGTCCAGCGAGGGCGATCACCTCACCCTGCTCAATGTCTACCGGACCTTCAAGAACACCGGCGGGAACAAG GAATGGTGCAAAGAGAACTTTGTTAACAGCAAGAATATGATGCTAGTAGCTGAAGTCAGAGCACAGCTGAGGGACATCTGCATAAAG ATGTCCATGCCAATCGTGTCCTCCCGGGGGGACACGGAGAGCATCCGccgatgcctggcacacagcctgTTCACGAGCACCGCTGAGCTGCAGCCGGACGGGTCCTACGCCACCACGGACACCCACCAGCCGGTGGCCATCCATCCCTCGTCCGTGCTCTTCCACTGCAAGCCGGCCTGCGTCGTGTACACGGAGCTGCTCTTCACCAGCAAGTGCTACATGCGTGGCCTGTGCGTCGTGGACGCCGAGTGGCTGTACGAGGCCGCCCCCGACTTCTTCAGGAAGAAGCTGAGGACTGCCAGGAACTGA
- the C1QBP gene encoding complement component 1 Q subcomponent-binding protein, mitochondrial, whose product MFQLLRCVPRVLGTAVAGLRAAAPSLPRLQPASRPCARPFGLLSVRARSVQLPGLLKPRGPCACGCGCSGLHTEGDKAFVDFLSDEIKEEKKIQKYKSLPKMSGGWELEVNGTEAKLVRKVAGEKITVTFNINNSIPPAFGGEEEEPSQGQKAEEQEPELTSTPNFVVEVTKDGSSKALVLDCHYPEDEIGQEDDQSDIFSIKEVSFQATGESDWKDTNYTLNTDSLDWGLYDHLMDFLADRGVDNTFADELVELSTALEHQEYISFLEDLKGFVKSK is encoded by the exons ATGTTCCAGCTGCTGCGCTGCGTGCCCCGCGTCCTGGGTACTGCCGTCGCTGGTCTCCGCGCCGCCGCGCCCTCCCTGCCGCGGCTGCAGCCCGCGTCCCGGCCATGCGCCCGGCCCTTCGGGCTGCTCAGCGTGCGTGCGAGGTCGGTGCAGCTGCCCGGCCTCCTGAAGCCTCGGGGGCCCTGCGCTTGCGGCTGCGGCTGTAGCGGACTGCACACCGAAG GAGACAAAGCTTTCGTTGACTTCCTCAGCGATGAGatcaaggaggaaaagaagataCAGAAATATAAGTCTCTCCCCAAAATGTCAGGAGGTTGGGAACTGGAAGTGAATGGGACGGAAGCCAAATTAGTGCGGAAAGTTGCTGGAGAAAA GATCACTGTCACTTTCAACATTAACAATAGCATCCCACCTGCTTTCGGTGGTGAGGAGGAAGAACCCTCCCAAGGGCAGAAGGCTGAGGAGCAGGAG CCTGAATTGACATCCACTCCCAATTTCGTGGTTGAAGTTACAAAGGACGGCAGCAGCAAGGCCCTTGTGCTGGACTGCCACTATCCGGAAGATGAG ATTGGACAAGAGGATGACCAGAGTGACATTTTCTCCATCAAGGAAGTGAGTTTTCAGGCCACCGGCGAGTCTGACTGGAAGGACACAAATTACACACTCAACACAGACTCCCTGGATTGG GGCTTATACGACCACCTAATGGATTTCCTTGCGGACCGAGGGGTGGACAACACTTTTGCCGATGAATTGGTGGAGCTCAGCACAGCCCTGGAGCACCAGGAGTACATTTCTTTCCTTGAAGACCTCAAAGGTTTTGTCAAAAGCAAGTAG